A stretch of Episyrphus balteatus chromosome 2, idEpiBalt1.1, whole genome shotgun sequence DNA encodes these proteins:
- the LOC129912472 gene encoding uncharacterized protein LOC129912472 isoform X1 has protein sequence MANLNSSLLLWIIIAIRIMTLNLNSANISLAEVTLVLAREYLSSMTSTLVIAEHSIMPELGIKNILLMEYVLQHLNEKVAVQLYMHDYSDQPLEYYIFVVDSLEAFKEVYHSFMYNFYERHYRFLIVLTKYTPGFRKVMEEIFILCYHYDVIDANIITDHPKRGVAMYTYFLYSENVCRGCLPELLYSFNDGFGNLKKLFPEKLNNFHRCPIKVTSRYLPPFFTLIGNTSDPQPIGNWENLSGIEGTLLKFLAEALNFTIDLRPLPAERSYVKNNQSYGCFKQLEGFKVDIAIGCFIASDTARSLYSPTSPHHHSPYMYLVKGKRNLSAFGRLGQPFSNQLWILVAVFFIMGIVFILSLKHKVRQFVFGEENENPVTNFVAIFLGYSVIKTPRRNFARFIFYKMLSLTLVLRNAYQGSLYDAFRMDRFARCPTGYDDLIKWNYTLILPPETAALNLFSKQQIIVESDGYEPRLKLLESLEGNYATVVVPDGYSYYLEKSLRNGSDLFLIPEAIYNYQFVMFLPKHSIYLNVFNKKLKEFACAGITSKLSSNFTLNPLVLQKLMEKPRNVPLSNNRLLAMYEIYGSMIVISGIVFGLELLSVKYRRLERFILRII, from the exons ATGGCTAACTTGAATAGTTCTCTTTTACTGTGGATTATAATTGCAATAAGAATTATGACCTTGAATCTTAATTCGGCAAATATTTCCTTAGCTGAAGTGACATTGGTCCTAGCTCGTGAATATTTAAGTTCTATGACATCAACCTTGGTAATAGCTGAACACAGTATAATGCCTGAATTgggaattaaaaatattcttctaATGGAATATGTTCTTCAGCATTTGAATGAAAAAGTTGCAGTTCAACTTTATATGCATGATTACTCAGATCAACCATTGGAATACTATATATTTGTGGTAGATTCTCTTGAGGCCTTCAA aGAAGTCTATCATAGTTTCATGTACAATTTTTATGAGCGGCACTATCGTTTTCTAATCGTTTTGACCAAATACACACCAGGTTTTCGAAAAGTCATGGAAGAAATCTTTATCCTGTGTTACCATTATGATGTGATTGATGCAAATATTATTACCGATCATCCAAAACGAGGTGTCGCTATGTATACTTACTTTCTGTATTCGGAAAATGTTTGTCGGGGTTGCCTACCTGAGCTTTTATACAGTTTCAATGATGGTTTtggaaatttaaagaaattattcCCAGAAAAACTAAATAACTTTCACAGATGTCCCATTAAAGTAACGAGTCGATATTTGCCACCAtttttcacattaattggaaataCGAGTGACCCTCAGCCAATTGGAAATTGGGAAAATCTTTCTGGAATTGAAGGGACTTTATTGAAATTCCTAGCAGAGGCATTAAATTTTACAATTGACTTGAGACCTTTACCAGCAGAAAGAAGTTATGTTAAAAATAACCAGTCATATGGTTGTTTTAAACAG TTAGAAGGTTTTAAAGTAGATATTGCAATTGGGTGTTTCATAGCTTCTGATACAGCTCGATCACTTTACTCACCCACCAGTCCACATCATCATTCTCCATATATGTATCTAGTTAAGGGGAAGAGAAATCTGAGCGCCTTTGGTCGACTTGGTCAGCCATTTAGCAATCAATTGTGGATTCTTGTGGCAGTATTTTTCATCATGGGCATTGTTTTCATATTAAGTTTGAAGCATAAAGTTCGTCAATTTGTATTTGGAGAAGAAAACGAAAATCCAGTGACAAACTTTGTGGCAATATTTCTCGGCTATTCAGTTATAAAAACACCTCGTCGTAATTTTGCCCgttttattttctacaaaatgcTTTCACTCACTCTAGTGTTGCGTAACGCATATCAAGGTTCACTTTATGATGCATTTCGCATGGATAGATTTGCCAGATGTCCAACAGGATATGATGATCTCATAAAATGGAACTACACACTAATACTTCCTCCTGAAACGGCagctttaaatttattttcaaaacagcaAATTATAGTCGAAAGTGATGGATATGAACCAAGACTTAAATTATTGGAATCATTGGAAGGAAATTATGCAACAGTTGTTGTACCAGATGGTTATAGTTATTATTTGGAAAAATCCTTAAGAAATGGAagtgatttgtttttaattcctGAAGCTATTTATAATTATCAATTTGTAATGTTTTTGccaaaacattcaatttatttgaatgtttttaataAGAAGTTGAAAGAATTTGCTTGCGCAGGGATAACGTCGAAATTAAGTTCGAATTTTACTTTAAATCCATTGGTGTTGCAGAAGCTGATGGAAAAGCCTAGGAATGTACCATTGAGTAATAATCGTTTGTTGGCTATGTATGAGATTTATGGGAGTATGATAGTTATATCGGGGATTGTGTTTGGATTGGAATTATTGTCAGTGAAGTATAGGAGACTGGAGAGATTTATTTTGCGAATAATCTGA
- the LOC129912472 gene encoding uncharacterized protein LOC129912472 isoform X2, giving the protein MTLNLNSANISLAEVTLVLAREYLSSMTSTLVIAEHSIMPELGIKNILLMEYVLQHLNEKVAVQLYMHDYSDQPLEYYIFVVDSLEAFKEVYHSFMYNFYERHYRFLIVLTKYTPGFRKVMEEIFILCYHYDVIDANIITDHPKRGVAMYTYFLYSENVCRGCLPELLYSFNDGFGNLKKLFPEKLNNFHRCPIKVTSRYLPPFFTLIGNTSDPQPIGNWENLSGIEGTLLKFLAEALNFTIDLRPLPAERSYVKNNQSYGCFKQLEGFKVDIAIGCFIASDTARSLYSPTSPHHHSPYMYLVKGKRNLSAFGRLGQPFSNQLWILVAVFFIMGIVFILSLKHKVRQFVFGEENENPVTNFVAIFLGYSVIKTPRRNFARFIFYKMLSLTLVLRNAYQGSLYDAFRMDRFARCPTGYDDLIKWNYTLILPPETAALNLFSKQQIIVESDGYEPRLKLLESLEGNYATVVVPDGYSYYLEKSLRNGSDLFLIPEAIYNYQFVMFLPKHSIYLNVFNKKLKEFACAGITSKLSSNFTLNPLVLQKLMEKPRNVPLSNNRLLAMYEIYGSMIVISGIVFGLELLSVKYRRLERFILRII; this is encoded by the exons ATGACCTTGAATCTTAATTCGGCAAATATTTCCTTAGCTGAAGTGACATTGGTCCTAGCTCGTGAATATTTAAGTTCTATGACATCAACCTTGGTAATAGCTGAACACAGTATAATGCCTGAATTgggaattaaaaatattcttctaATGGAATATGTTCTTCAGCATTTGAATGAAAAAGTTGCAGTTCAACTTTATATGCATGATTACTCAGATCAACCATTGGAATACTATATATTTGTGGTAGATTCTCTTGAGGCCTTCAA aGAAGTCTATCATAGTTTCATGTACAATTTTTATGAGCGGCACTATCGTTTTCTAATCGTTTTGACCAAATACACACCAGGTTTTCGAAAAGTCATGGAAGAAATCTTTATCCTGTGTTACCATTATGATGTGATTGATGCAAATATTATTACCGATCATCCAAAACGAGGTGTCGCTATGTATACTTACTTTCTGTATTCGGAAAATGTTTGTCGGGGTTGCCTACCTGAGCTTTTATACAGTTTCAATGATGGTTTtggaaatttaaagaaattattcCCAGAAAAACTAAATAACTTTCACAGATGTCCCATTAAAGTAACGAGTCGATATTTGCCACCAtttttcacattaattggaaataCGAGTGACCCTCAGCCAATTGGAAATTGGGAAAATCTTTCTGGAATTGAAGGGACTTTATTGAAATTCCTAGCAGAGGCATTAAATTTTACAATTGACTTGAGACCTTTACCAGCAGAAAGAAGTTATGTTAAAAATAACCAGTCATATGGTTGTTTTAAACAG TTAGAAGGTTTTAAAGTAGATATTGCAATTGGGTGTTTCATAGCTTCTGATACAGCTCGATCACTTTACTCACCCACCAGTCCACATCATCATTCTCCATATATGTATCTAGTTAAGGGGAAGAGAAATCTGAGCGCCTTTGGTCGACTTGGTCAGCCATTTAGCAATCAATTGTGGATTCTTGTGGCAGTATTTTTCATCATGGGCATTGTTTTCATATTAAGTTTGAAGCATAAAGTTCGTCAATTTGTATTTGGAGAAGAAAACGAAAATCCAGTGACAAACTTTGTGGCAATATTTCTCGGCTATTCAGTTATAAAAACACCTCGTCGTAATTTTGCCCgttttattttctacaaaatgcTTTCACTCACTCTAGTGTTGCGTAACGCATATCAAGGTTCACTTTATGATGCATTTCGCATGGATAGATTTGCCAGATGTCCAACAGGATATGATGATCTCATAAAATGGAACTACACACTAATACTTCCTCCTGAAACGGCagctttaaatttattttcaaaacagcaAATTATAGTCGAAAGTGATGGATATGAACCAAGACTTAAATTATTGGAATCATTGGAAGGAAATTATGCAACAGTTGTTGTACCAGATGGTTATAGTTATTATTTGGAAAAATCCTTAAGAAATGGAagtgatttgtttttaattcctGAAGCTATTTATAATTATCAATTTGTAATGTTTTTGccaaaacattcaatttatttgaatgtttttaataAGAAGTTGAAAGAATTTGCTTGCGCAGGGATAACGTCGAAATTAAGTTCGAATTTTACTTTAAATCCATTGGTGTTGCAGAAGCTGATGGAAAAGCCTAGGAATGTACCATTGAGTAATAATCGTTTGTTGGCTATGTATGAGATTTATGGGAGTATGATAGTTATATCGGGGATTGTGTTTGGATTGGAATTATTGTCAGTGAAGTATAGGAGACTGGAGAGATTTATTTTGCGAATAATCTGA
- the LOC129909601 gene encoding uncharacterized protein LOC129909601, with product MIQEEEKSSLITINVLITQSSTLGLNNATMAEVALYIIQEHISNLTSTIVIAEHSITPESAKTNAQFLDFLLQNLNESISVQFHLRGFSHQPLEYYVFIVDTVEAFRYIFRYFVDTPNERHYRFLIFLTKRTEMYAQNVYEFIFLCNFFDVIDVGVIIDSLDIGVSLFCYYPFTYYAPCRSNIANLIHSFTILPGTLKEIFPPKLGNFHGCPLKVSARIYHPYFSFVGNKSNPEPVGNWDNISGIEGNLLKFLAMIMNFRIDLQPFPKERCYIHSNQSDGCLKQLKDRKVDIAVGGFVDSNDGRLNFSPTGPYHTSPLRFIVRGKQNLSSLGRLAMPFTKQVWIIVAVFFVFVIILTSALKLMQPKIHQFIFGEENYNPATNFLAVFLGYSVARTPRRNFARYTFSLLLSLTLVLRNAYQGSLYDAFCMNRFAKIPSGFEDLVKWNYTIVLPPEASEILNFPNKLLIKSKNDGYEPRLKILDKLQGKYATVAVQDGFINYVQRNIRSGSQLLIIKEVIYNYQFVMYLPKHSIYLSVFNKKLRELAAAGMLSRLRSKYTKINEFILANLMQQQKKEPLQNKRLYALYSICGLLILISIVVFCLEIFSVQYTRWQRFFS from the exons TGCTTATAACTCAGAGCTCAACTCTTGGTTTAAATAATGCAACAATGGCTGAGGTAGCACTTTATATAATTCAAGAACACATAAGCAACTTGACATCAACTATTGTAATAGCTGAACATAGTATAACTCCTGAATCAGCCAAAACAAATGCCCAATTCTTGGATTTCCTACTTCAAAACCTTAACGAAAGTATTTCAGTTCAATTTCATTTACGTGGATTCTCCCACCAACCTTTGGAATATTATGTATTCATTGTTGACACTGTAGAAGCTTTTAG gtacATCTTTCGCTACTTTGTCGACACTCCAAATGAAAGACACTATCGTTTCTTAATCTTTTTAACTAAAAGAACAGAAATGTATGCTCAGAATGTTTAcgaatttatatttctttgcaATTTCTTTGACGTCATTGATGTTGGTGTCATAATCGATAGTCTCGATATTGGTGTATCTTTATTCTGCTACTATCCCTTTACGTATTACGCTCCCTGCCGCAGTAATATTGCAAACCTTATCCATAGTTTCACAATACTGCCTGGaactttgaaagaaatttttccACCAAAGTTAGGCAATTTTCATGGATGTCCTTTGAAAGTATCGGCCCGTATTTACCATCCATATTTTAGTTTTGTTGGCAACAAAAGCAATCCAGAGCCGGTTGGGAATTGGGATAATATTTCCGGAATCGAAGGAAATTTGCTGAAATTTCTTGCTATGATAATGAATTTCAGAATTGATTTGCAACCATTTCCAAAGGAACGATGTTATATTCATAGTAACCAATCGGATGGATGTTTGAAACAg TTAAAAGATCGGAAAGTTGACATTGCTGTTGGAGGCTTTGTCGACTCAAATGATGGCCGATTGAATTTTTCTCCAACTGGTCCATATCATACTTCTCCATTAAGATTTATAGTTCGAGGGAAACAAAATTTGAGCTCATTGGGTCGCCTTGCGATGCCATTTACTAAGCAAGTCTGGATTATTGTGGCAGTGTTTTTTGTCTTTGTCATAATTCTTACATCAGCTCTGAAATTGATGCAACCCAAAATTCATCAGTTTATCTTTGGTGAAGAAAATTACAATCCAGCGACGAATTTCTTGGCAGTTTTCCTTGGCTATTCAGTTGCACGAACTCCTCGTCGTAATTTCGCCAGATATACATTTTCACTACTACTTTCACTCACTCTTGTTCTCCGTAACGCATATCAAGGCTCACTTTATGATGCTTTCTGCATGAATAGATTTGCAAAGATTCCATCAGGATTTGAAGATCTAGTCAAATGGAACTACACAATTGTACTTCCTCCAGAGGCCTccgaaatattgaattttcctaataagcttttaattaaatctaaaaatgaTGGATATGAACCTAGACTTAAAATATTAGACAAATTGCAAGGAAAATATGCAACAGTAGCTGTTCAAGATGGTTTCATTAATTATGTCCAGAGAAACATAAGAAGCGGCAGTCAACTACTTATTATCAAAGAAGTCATTTATAATTATCAATTTGTTATGTATTTGCCAAAACATTCGATTTACTTGTCggtttttaataagaaattgaGAGAATTAGCTGCTGCAGGAATGTTGTCAAGACTTAGAtcgaaatatacaaaaattaatgaatttattttagcaaatttaatgCAACAACAAAAGAAAGAACCATTGCAGAATAAGCGTTTATATGCTCTTTATAGTATTTGTGGTTTATTGATATTAATTTCTATTGTTGTATTTTGTTTGGAAATATTTTCAGTGCAATATACAAGATGGCAAAGATTTTTTAGTTGA